TCCCAGTATTTTATATTAGGTTAGGAGTTGCATTGTGGATAGTAGTAGGATTTTAAAATATGAAAGTCGATTAAATTTTGGTTCTTTGTGTGCTCGTAGAATACGCGCAAAATCTGAGATACCAGCTGTTGTGTATGGAAAAGAAAGTGATGTCCTGCATATCAAAATTGCAAGTAATGAATTTAATAAGAGATTTGCAAAATTTACAGATAATACTGTTTTAATTTTAAGTGACGGAAAAGTCGAGAGATGTGTTTTTATTAAGGATGTGAGCGAAAATATTACTAAGGGACTTATTTATCATGTTGATTTTTATGAGGTTGATAGGAATAGAGATATTGAAAGATATATTGCAATTAAATTTGTAGGGGCTTCTATTGGTGTTAAGGAAGGTGGTACTTTAAGTGTGCTTCGGACTAAAATCAAAGTTAAGGCATTGCCTTTAGATTTGCCAGAATTTGTTGAAGTAGATTTAACGCCTGTTAAGAAGGGACATCAAATAACTTTTAAGGATATTGTACTTCCTGAGAATGTGAAACTTGCTGAAGAGGATGAAAATTTGTCTATTTTGCTTGTAAAATAAAAAAATATGGATTTGTTAATAGTTGGCCTGGGTAATCCCGGGTCTAATTTTTTTCATACTAGACATAATGTTGGTTTTGGGCTTATAGATAAATTGGTTGTAAAGCATGGTCTCTCTTTGAAAAAGGTAAAAAATTATGAATACTCTGATTTTAATTTTGAGAATAAACGGATAGTTTTAATTAAACCTTTAACTTATATGAATTTGAGTGGTAATATTTTTCCTTCTGTTTTTGCTAGATTTT
This portion of the Borrelia turicatae 91E135 genome encodes:
- a CDS encoding 50S ribosomal protein L25/general stress protein Ctc codes for the protein MDSSRILKYESRLNFGSLCARRIRAKSEIPAVVYGKESDVLHIKIASNEFNKRFAKFTDNTVLILSDGKVERCVFIKDVSENITKGLIYHVDFYEVDRNRDIERYIAIKFVGASIGVKEGGTLSVLRTKIKVKALPLDLPEFVEVDLTPVKKGHQITFKDIVLPENVKLAEEDENLSILLVK